The genomic region GCGGTTCCCCGAGGCAGCTCTCCCGACTACACAAGGCACCAGATACCTTAGCAGGACCGTCCAGCCTGGAAGGTATGCCCTAGCTGCATCCCTGCGGCTTCCGTCGGCTGCTGTGCACGGTGCTCTGCTTAGATTCAAACCCTAGTCTGACTCCGGGCTGCTGCTGGACGCTCCCCGCACCCTAGGACGTGGTGGGCAGGAACGCCCACCTCCACGTGACGAGAAAGGCACATGCATGTACCCACAGGCTGGGTCTCTAGCCAACAACCCAACCCCATCCCATCACACAACAAGGACACTGAAGCGCAGGGTTTGGTGGCTTGCCCAGAACCAGAGTCAGGCAGCCACACGAGCTCACCACTcacctttcctctcttcttctttcttcctggcaGCCTCTTCCCGCTGTTTCCGGATGATCGCCAGCCGGGCAAGGTCAGCTTTGGCTTGCTCTGTCTTCCCAGCTAAATGCATTTTCATGTAGCGCTCCTTTGCTTTCTGCTTCTCGATTTCTTCTCTGTTTGGATAAAATGGTGTCACAGGGAACATATTCACAACCATTATCAGCTGAGCTGAATGTGGAAGCCAGGATAGAAGCCAAGTCCTCGGGCCTGGGGCCCAAGTGGAGGAGGGCACCCTGGCTCCGCATACCCCCTTCGTGATGGACACTCACCAAACAAGCAGAGGCACGGGCCTGGACCTCTGACGGACAGACTTAAGGGGCTGGAGTAAGTTCAAGTGGTGCAGCAGCTTCCCCAGACAGCAGAGGATGGGGGTGAGCTTAGCACAGAGTGAACAATGTCTGCACTCGGGGGTAAGGGGGTGCTAACTAGGGTCTCGTGTCCACAGCGAGAAAGGAGGACCAAAAACCAAGTGAACAGTGTATCCAAagatgagcaggaggaggaaggcacTGGAAACCACATTCTGTGAGGGGTAGAGAAGGGAGTGGACCAAGTAGCCCCAGATGGGAACCACACCCACCCAATCTCAGGTCAACAGAACACAGCACATTCTCAATCAGGGCAGCTCAGATGTGTAAGAGACTGCCCTCCAGGGTGTGAGCCCCCACTGAGGAGGGTGTGGGAATGAGAGCTAGGCTCCCACAGGACAAAGGTGTCAGTAAGTCACCAACCCAGTAGGTAGAAAAAGAGGTGATGGAGGATCTTCCTCCCAGGCCTGAGATTTTGAACTGGAGTGAGCACACTTTTCACTGTGCTATTGGATGGTCCCACTTATACCAGGTTCCTGGAAGAGCCAAGTactggaggagggggcagggaagcccTGCCTAGCAGGAGCCTGGGGGAAGGACCTGGCCTCCCGGAGGCCTTCACAGCACACGGCACTGagtaataagaaacaaaacatggggACGGGCCCGACAGAAGGAGAGAAGGCCAGCCACCGAAAGTCAGGAGACTCTGGATAAGAAACGTGCTACAGAGATGAGACTAGAATACCTCTCAGCTCAGCAGATCCTACCCTGGGAGGTAGGTGCAGAGCCAGGAGCCTCTAAGCTAAGCAGCAGAGATCCAaacctggtggggggggggggggcagtatgCCCTGGAGGCATCTGGAATGATGAGCAAGGCTACCAAAGGCTCTGCAAAGCCCCCTCAGTGAAGGCTAAGTGCCAGGCAGGATGCTGGACCTTATGGCTTTCACTCTGCAACCTCAAAAAGCAGGGGTAACAACAGGATCCCCTTTTTACTGTTGAGAGGGAAACTACCAGAAGGCTAGAATCCTTAGTGGCCTCTAATCACACCCTGAGCTCATGAGCCTTCCCTGTGGGGTTTTCTAGACCCCTCAGCCATCATGGGGTTAGCACAGGAAGGCAGATTTAAATCCTAGCAgcccaggaaggaaaaaaaaaaacagggcagCTTTCCCTAGAGGACTTCAACCTCTTGTAAGGCCCCTGGTATCAGCCGGCGGCCATGCAGAGTCAGGGCACTACTTGTCAAGCAATGGCCGTGTGCAGAGCACTCCAGTCCTGGACTGAGGCCCTCACACAACCCAGAGGAGGCTGTCCGCAGCTCCATTTCCACCTGGGATTTGGGGAGCCCTCAGGCAGCCAGCACACCTCTCTGCACTGTGCGGCCTTCTCCCACACCCCATGGCAGTGACACCAGAAGAATGCAGGCCAGCAATGGTCAGATCAGGCCGGAGAAGGGAAGTGTCCCTGGAACGGGGTGCCCTGGAGGAAGGGACTATAGAATAACCGTCCGTATCCTTGGGCATTACTTCAGGTGCAATGCTCAGGTCCCAATCTGTTGTTCTATTTTTCCCTGCTGGGTTCCTActagtagaaaaaaattatttttgttttgtgtttttggagAAGCTTCTATAGAGCCTTTGGGGaataagatgaaacaaaaataaatgctgtAGTTGGAGCCCCGACCCAGTCACTGGGAACCTCAGAGCCCAGGAGGCAAGGGCAGGGGATCTGAGCGCCTCAGCCACGCCCCCACTCTGCCCCGCCCCGCAGGCCAGCCCCCGGCCCACGTGCCCAGGTCTCAAGCCCAGCAGCAGTGATTACCGTTCTCTCCTTGAAAGTTCCTTGGGCCCATCCAGGTCCAATTGTGTGACCTTTTTGGTTGTCTGTGCCACCCGGTTAGGGTTCTCGATGTCGATGAGCCCCTCCACGCCTTTGCGCTTTTGCTAAGATGGGACAAGAAGCTGGCTGTTGGAGAAGTTTAGTCCTGCAGAGCCCCTGAGGGCCACTCCCACCGTCTCCCAACAGCCCACCTGGACGGGGACAAACTCCTGCTCCACCCCCCGGCCCAACATGATGCTCGGCCTGAGCCTCACAGTGGGAATAGCACTCAGGAGAGTCTTCACCAGCCTGGGAGGTACAAGGACGGTGAGTGCACACGACTAGAGCCCAATCTATGCCGAGTCCCAGCAACCAGGGATTATTCTCTGTTTCGGAGGTGAAAGAACAGACACAGGACTAACTAACTTGCCTAAGGCCAACCAGGAAGTAGACAGCAGGTGGGCTGAGAACCCAAGCCCAACTCACAAGCTCTCAACACAGAGCACTATGCCCCCACTGCAAGCCCAGCCCCTGCAAGCAGTTTTCCATGGAATCTCACGGATGACTGCAACAGCACTGCTGGATCCCCGGGGCAGGCCAGGCCAAGGATGTTCTCAGGACCAATTCCAACTCCCAGCCATCTCAGCTGAGGGGACGGAAATGACTTGAGAATGAGCCACGAGATCACAATCAGTTCTAGTAAGCtgcacctcccacctcccctggggGAAGTTCAGCAAGAGCACAAGTCCTCAACGTAACAGGCTGGGTCCAAGTTTCAGGTCATGTCGAGCCCAGCTTTTCTCTTTAAGTGACCAAGGAGACAGCTTCCAAACAGCAGTGAATCTGACACAGAGCTCCAGACACCAACAGCCAATCCAGCTACCTGTAAACGCCTCCACTTGGTTACTGACATCGCGAAGTGAACGTGCCTCACGCACCCTGCTCCTTCCAACCATCCTTAGGCCATAGCCTTATGcctccttccctcagcccctgaaGCCACCCCTCGGCAAACCCCAATGAGCCCATCTCTTAAAACGTGGTGTGAATCTGCCCGCTCGTCTCCACAGCCACTGCCTCCATCCCAACACAAGTCAGTTTCTTGTCTGGAGACCTGTTGCCATTTCCCTGCTTATAACCTCAACACCCTAGGATTTACTCTTTGCAGAGAAGCCAAAACCACCTTTCAAAAGCAAGTCTGgtcatctctccctcccacttcAAGGCCTCCACCAGCCGCCCCCCACCCACAACAGTGAAAGCCAAACCCCTTCAAGTGCCACACAGGAGCTGCCCTTGCgaacccctcctccctcctccctggccacGCCTCCCTGCATCCACCAAGGCACAGGCCCCAGCAGCCTCCTGCTGCTCCTGTTCCCGCCCCAGGGCCCCCGAGTTTGCTAACCCAGCCGCCCGGACTGCTCTGCACGGTAATTTTCACACACCTGCCTCCAGCCCGTTTGTTCAGATCTCAGTTTGAAAGCCACGTCCTCACCACACACTACTTCACGTACCCATGATCACAGTCCATCTTGTTCATAATACCTGCCACTACTTGAAATTATGCTGTGCGTTTACTTCCTTACTGTAACTCCCTATTAGGACATAACCCCTTCTGAGCAAGGACTCTGTCCGCATCTACATTGGAAATGGTAATCAAAAGGCACTCGATCAACGTTTGCTGACTGAATGAGTCCAAGTCCCAGGCCTCTACCGAACGCAGTACCTG from Halichoerus grypus chromosome 6, mHalGry1.hap1.1, whole genome shotgun sequence harbors:
- the PDAP1 gene encoding 28 kDa heat- and acid-stable phosphoprotein isoform X1 translates to MPKGGRKGGHKGRARQYTSPEEIDAQLQAEKQKAREEEEQGEEGGDGAAGDPKKEKKSLDSDESEDEEDDYQQKRKGVEGLIDIENPNRVAQTTKKVTQLDLDGPKELSRREREEIEKQKAKERYMKMHLAGKTEQAKADLARLAIIRKQREEAARKKEEERKAKDDATLSGKRMQSLSLNK
- the PDAP1 gene encoding 28 kDa heat- and acid-stable phosphoprotein isoform X2, whose protein sequence is MPKGGRKGGHKGRARQYTSPEEIDAQLQAEKQKAREEEEQGEEGGDGAAGDPKKEKKSLDSDESEDEEDDYQQKRKGVEGLIDIENPNRVAQTTKKVTQLDLDGPKELSRREREEIEKQKAKERYMKMHLAGKTEQAKADLARLAIIRKQREEAARKKEEERKEHRAQQPTEAAGMQLGHTFQAGRSC